In a genomic window of Homo sapiens chromosome 22, GRCh38.p14 Primary Assembly:
- the DENND6B gene encoding protein DENND6B yields MDALLGTGPRRARGCLGAAGPTSSGRAARTPAAPWARFSAWLECVCVVTFDLELGQALELVYPNDFRLTDKEKSSICYLSFPDSHSGCLGDTQFSFRMRQCGGQRSPWHADDRHYNSRAPVALQREPAHYFGYVYFRQVKDSSVKRGYFQKSLVLVSRLPFVRLFQALLSLIAPEYFDKLAPCLEAVCSEIDQWPAPAPGQTLNLPVMGVVVQVRIPSRVDKSESSPPKQFDQENLLPAPVVLASVHELDLFRCFRPVLTHMQTLWELMLLGEPLLVLAPSPDVSSEMVLALTSCLQPLRFCCDFRPYFTIHDSEFKEFTTRTQAPPNVVLGVTNPFFIKTLQHWPHILRVGEPKMSGDLPKQVKLKKPSRLKTLDTKPGLYTAYTAHLHRDKALLKRLLKGVQKKRPSDVQSALLRRHLLELTQSFIIPLEHYMASLMPLQKSITPWKTPPQIQPFSQDDFLRSLEHAGPQLTCILKGDWLGLYRRFFKSPHFDGWYRQRHKEMALKLEALHLEAICEANIETWMKDKSEVEVVDLVLKLREKLVRAQGHQLPVKEATLQRAQLYIETVIGSLPKDLQAVLCPP; encoded by the exons CTGGTGTATCCGAACGACTTCCGGCTCACAGACAAGGAG AAAAGCAGCATCTGCTACCTGTCTTTTCCCGACTCGCACTCAG GCTGCCTTGGAGACACTCAGTTCAGCTTCCGCATGCGCCAGTGTGGAGGGCAGAGGAGCCCCTGGCATGCCGACGACAGGCACTACAACAGCAGGGCCCCTGTGGCACTGCAG AGGGAGCCGGCACACTACTTCGGCTACGTGTACTTCAGGCAGGTGAAGGACAGCTCTGTGAAGAGGGGCTACTTCCAGAAG TCTTTGGTGCTGGTGTCCCGCTTGCCCTTTGTCCGGCTGTTCCAAGCGCTGCTAAGCCTCATCGCCCCCGAGTACTTTGACAAGCTGGCGCCCTGCCTGGAAGCAG TGTGCAGTGAGATCGACCAGTGGCCGGCGCCTGCACCTGGGCAGACCCTGAACCTACCTGTCATGGGCGTTGTTGTCCAG gtgcGCATCCCATCCAGGGTGGACAAGTCCGAGTCCAGTCCTCCGAAGCAGTTTGACCAAGAG AACCTGCTGCCAGCCCCAGTGGTTCTTGCTAGCGTCCACGAGCTGGACCTGTTCAG GTGCTTCCGGCCTGTGCTGACTCATATGCAGACACTGTGGGAGCTCATGCTCCTCGGGGAGCCCCTGCTAGTCCTGGCACCCTCGCCCGACGTGTCCTCGGAGATGGTGCTGGCCTTGACCAG CTGCCTGCAGCCCCTCAGGTTCTGCTGCGACTTCCGTCCCTACTTCACCATCCATGACAGCGAGTTCAAGGAGTTCACCACACGCACGCAGGCCCC ACCAAACGTGGTCCTGGGAGTCACAAACCCTTTCTTTATCAAAACACTCCAGCACTGGCCCCACATCCTCCGAGTCGGGGAGCCCAAGATGTCAG GAGACCTGCCTAAGCAAGTCAAGCTGAAAAAGCCTTCAAGGTTGAAGACCCTGGACACCAAGCCAG GCCTCTACACCGCTTACACGGCCCACCTCCACCGCGACAAGGCGCTGCTCAAACGGCTGCTCAAG GGCGTGCAGAAGAAGCGGCCGTCAGATGTGCAGAGCGCCCTGCTGCGGCGGCACCTCCTGGAGCTCACCCAGAGCTTCATCATCCCCCTG gAGCACTACATGGCCAGCCTCATGCCCCTGCAGAAGAGCATCACGCCCTGGAAG ACTCCCCCCCAGATCCAGCCCTTCAGCCAGGATGACTTCCTGCGTAGCCTGGAGCATGCTGGGCCCCAGCTCACCTGCATCCTCAAGGGCGACTGGCTGGGTCTCTACAG GCGGTTTTTCAAGTCCCCCCATTTTGATGGCTGGTACCGGCAGCGGCACAAGGAGATGGCCCTGAAGCTGGAGGCCCTGCACCTGGAGGCTATCTGTGAGGCG AACATCGAGACCTGGATGAAAGACAAGTCCGAGGTGGAGGTCGTGGACCTGGTCCTGAAACTTCGTGAGAAGCTG GTGCGGGCTCAGGGCCACCAGCTCCCTGTGAAGGAGGCTACGCTGCAGCGGGCACAGCTGTACATCGAGACGGTCATCGGCTCCCTGCCCAAAGACCTGCAGGCTGTCTTGTGCCCTCCCTAG
- the DENND6B gene encoding protein DENND6B isoform X3 → MDALLGTGPRRARGCLGAAGPTSSGRAARTPAAPWARFSAWLECVCVVTFDLELGQALELVYPNDFRLTDKEKSSICYLSFPDSHSGCLGDTQFSFRMRQCGGQRSPWHADDRHYNSRAPVALQREPAHYFGYVYFRQVKDSSVKRGYFQKSLVLVSRLPFVRLFQALLSLIAPEYFDKLAPCLEAVCSEIDQWPAPAPGQTLNLPVMGVVVQVRIPSRVDKSESSPPKQFDQENLLPAPVVLASVHELDLFRCFRPVLTHMQTLWELMLLGEPLLVLAPSPDVSSEMVLALTSCLQPLRFCCDFRPYFTIHDSEFKEFTTRTQAPPNVVLGVTNPFFIKTLQHWPHILRVGEPKMSGDLPKQVKLKKPSRLKTLDTKPGLYTAYTAHLHRDKALLKRLLKGVQKKRPSDVQSALLRRHLLELTQSFIIPLEHYMASLMPLQKSITPWKTPPQIQPFSQDDFLRSLEHAGPQLTCILKGDWLGLYRCVDCRRFFKSPHFDGWYRQRHKEMALKLEALHLEAICEANIETWMKDKSEVEVVDLVLKLREKLVRAQGHQLPVKEATLQRAQLYIETVIGSLPKDLQAVLCPP, encoded by the exons CTGGTGTATCCGAACGACTTCCGGCTCACAGACAAGGAG AAAAGCAGCATCTGCTACCTGTCTTTTCCCGACTCGCACTCAG GCTGCCTTGGAGACACTCAGTTCAGCTTCCGCATGCGCCAGTGTGGAGGGCAGAGGAGCCCCTGGCATGCCGACGACAGGCACTACAACAGCAGGGCCCCTGTGGCACTGCAG AGGGAGCCGGCACACTACTTCGGCTACGTGTACTTCAGGCAGGTGAAGGACAGCTCTGTGAAGAGGGGCTACTTCCAGAAG TCTTTGGTGCTGGTGTCCCGCTTGCCCTTTGTCCGGCTGTTCCAAGCGCTGCTAAGCCTCATCGCCCCCGAGTACTTTGACAAGCTGGCGCCCTGCCTGGAAGCAG TGTGCAGTGAGATCGACCAGTGGCCGGCGCCTGCACCTGGGCAGACCCTGAACCTACCTGTCATGGGCGTTGTTGTCCAG gtgcGCATCCCATCCAGGGTGGACAAGTCCGAGTCCAGTCCTCCGAAGCAGTTTGACCAAGAG AACCTGCTGCCAGCCCCAGTGGTTCTTGCTAGCGTCCACGAGCTGGACCTGTTCAG GTGCTTCCGGCCTGTGCTGACTCATATGCAGACACTGTGGGAGCTCATGCTCCTCGGGGAGCCCCTGCTAGTCCTGGCACCCTCGCCCGACGTGTCCTCGGAGATGGTGCTGGCCTTGACCAG CTGCCTGCAGCCCCTCAGGTTCTGCTGCGACTTCCGTCCCTACTTCACCATCCATGACAGCGAGTTCAAGGAGTTCACCACACGCACGCAGGCCCC ACCAAACGTGGTCCTGGGAGTCACAAACCCTTTCTTTATCAAAACACTCCAGCACTGGCCCCACATCCTCCGAGTCGGGGAGCCCAAGATGTCAG GAGACCTGCCTAAGCAAGTCAAGCTGAAAAAGCCTTCAAGGTTGAAGACCCTGGACACCAAGCCAG GCCTCTACACCGCTTACACGGCCCACCTCCACCGCGACAAGGCGCTGCTCAAACGGCTGCTCAAG GGCGTGCAGAAGAAGCGGCCGTCAGATGTGCAGAGCGCCCTGCTGCGGCGGCACCTCCTGGAGCTCACCCAGAGCTTCATCATCCCCCTG gAGCACTACATGGCCAGCCTCATGCCCCTGCAGAAGAGCATCACGCCCTGGAAG ACTCCCCCCCAGATCCAGCCCTTCAGCCAGGATGACTTCCTGCGTAGCCTGGAGCATGCTGGGCCCCAGCTCACCTGCATCCTCAAGGGCGACTGGCTGGGTCTCTACAGGTGCGTGGACTGCAG GCGGTTTTTCAAGTCCCCCCATTTTGATGGCTGGTACCGGCAGCGGCACAAGGAGATGGCCCTGAAGCTGGAGGCCCTGCACCTGGAGGCTATCTGTGAGGCG AACATCGAGACCTGGATGAAAGACAAGTCCGAGGTGGAGGTCGTGGACCTGGTCCTGAAACTTCGTGAGAAGCTG GTGCGGGCTCAGGGCCACCAGCTCCCTGTGAAGGAGGCTACGCTGCAGCGGGCACAGCTGTACATCGAGACGGTCATCGGCTCCCTGCCCAAAGACCTGCAGGCTGTCTTGTGCCCTCCCTAG
- the DENND6B gene encoding protein DENND6B isoform X2 — MDALLGTGPRRARGCLGAAGPTSSGRAARTPAAPWARFSAWLECVCVVTFDLELGQALELVYPNDFRLTDKEKSSICYLSFPDSHSGCLGDTQFSFRMRQCGGQRSPWHADDRHYNSRAPVALQREPAHYFGYVYFRQVKDSSVKRGYFQKALGSSPTGRHPGSSVLGFLLSNNSGVQVRRSWGSCPVKLVGRATLGQLQSLVLVSRLPFVRLFQALLSLIAPEYFDKLAPCLEAVCSEIDQWPAPAPGQTLNLPVMGVVVQVRIPSRVDKSESSPPKQFDQENLLPAPVVLASVHELDLFRCFRPVLTHMQTLWELMLLGEPLLVLAPSPDVSSEMVLALTSCLQPLRFCCDFRPYFTIHDSEFKEFTTRTQAPPNVVLGVTNPFFIKTLQHWPHILRVGEPKMSGDLPKQVKLKKPSRLKTLDTKPGLYTAYTAHLHRDKALLKRLLKGVQKKRPSDVQSALLRRHLLELTQSFIIPLEHYMASLMPLQKSITPWKTPPQIQPFSQDDFLRSLEHAGPQLTCILKGDWLGLYRRFFKSPHFDGWYRQRHKEMALKLEALHLEAICEANIETWMKDKSEVEVVDLVLKLREKLVRAQGHQLPVKEATLQRAQLYIETVIGSLPKDLQAVLCPP; from the exons CTGGTGTATCCGAACGACTTCCGGCTCACAGACAAGGAG AAAAGCAGCATCTGCTACCTGTCTTTTCCCGACTCGCACTCAG GCTGCCTTGGAGACACTCAGTTCAGCTTCCGCATGCGCCAGTGTGGAGGGCAGAGGAGCCCCTGGCATGCCGACGACAGGCACTACAACAGCAGGGCCCCTGTGGCACTGCAG AGGGAGCCGGCACACTACTTCGGCTACGTGTACTTCAGGCAGGTGAAGGACAGCTCTGTGAAGAGGGGCTACTTCCAGAAG GCCCTAGGGTCCAGCCCCACCGGCCGCCACCCAGGGAGTTCAGTGTTGGGTTTTCTCCTGTCTAATAATTCTGGGGTCCAAGTCAGGCGTTCCTGGGGCAGCTGTCCTGTGAAGTTGGTGGGACGTGCTACCCTGGGCCAGCTCCAG TCTTTGGTGCTGGTGTCCCGCTTGCCCTTTGTCCGGCTGTTCCAAGCGCTGCTAAGCCTCATCGCCCCCGAGTACTTTGACAAGCTGGCGCCCTGCCTGGAAGCAG TGTGCAGTGAGATCGACCAGTGGCCGGCGCCTGCACCTGGGCAGACCCTGAACCTACCTGTCATGGGCGTTGTTGTCCAG gtgcGCATCCCATCCAGGGTGGACAAGTCCGAGTCCAGTCCTCCGAAGCAGTTTGACCAAGAG AACCTGCTGCCAGCCCCAGTGGTTCTTGCTAGCGTCCACGAGCTGGACCTGTTCAG GTGCTTCCGGCCTGTGCTGACTCATATGCAGACACTGTGGGAGCTCATGCTCCTCGGGGAGCCCCTGCTAGTCCTGGCACCCTCGCCCGACGTGTCCTCGGAGATGGTGCTGGCCTTGACCAG CTGCCTGCAGCCCCTCAGGTTCTGCTGCGACTTCCGTCCCTACTTCACCATCCATGACAGCGAGTTCAAGGAGTTCACCACACGCACGCAGGCCCC ACCAAACGTGGTCCTGGGAGTCACAAACCCTTTCTTTATCAAAACACTCCAGCACTGGCCCCACATCCTCCGAGTCGGGGAGCCCAAGATGTCAG GAGACCTGCCTAAGCAAGTCAAGCTGAAAAAGCCTTCAAGGTTGAAGACCCTGGACACCAAGCCAG GCCTCTACACCGCTTACACGGCCCACCTCCACCGCGACAAGGCGCTGCTCAAACGGCTGCTCAAG GGCGTGCAGAAGAAGCGGCCGTCAGATGTGCAGAGCGCCCTGCTGCGGCGGCACCTCCTGGAGCTCACCCAGAGCTTCATCATCCCCCTG gAGCACTACATGGCCAGCCTCATGCCCCTGCAGAAGAGCATCACGCCCTGGAAG ACTCCCCCCCAGATCCAGCCCTTCAGCCAGGATGACTTCCTGCGTAGCCTGGAGCATGCTGGGCCCCAGCTCACCTGCATCCTCAAGGGCGACTGGCTGGGTCTCTACAG GCGGTTTTTCAAGTCCCCCCATTTTGATGGCTGGTACCGGCAGCGGCACAAGGAGATGGCCCTGAAGCTGGAGGCCCTGCACCTGGAGGCTATCTGTGAGGCG AACATCGAGACCTGGATGAAAGACAAGTCCGAGGTGGAGGTCGTGGACCTGGTCCTGAAACTTCGTGAGAAGCTG GTGCGGGCTCAGGGCCACCAGCTCCCTGTGAAGGAGGCTACGCTGCAGCGGGCACAGCTGTACATCGAGACGGTCATCGGCTCCCTGCCCAAAGACCTGCAGGCTGTCTTGTGCCCTCCCTAG
- the DENND6B gene encoding protein DENND6B isoform X1 produces MDALLGTGPRRARGCLGAAGPTSSGRAARTPAAPWARFSAWLECVCVVTFDLELGQALELVYPNDFRLTDKEKSSICYLSFPDSHSGCLGDTQFSFRMRQCGGQRSPWHADDRHYNSRAPVALQREPAHYFGYVYFRQVKDSSVKRGYFQKALGSSPTGRHPGSSVLGFLLSNNSGVQVRRSWGSCPVKLVGRATLGQLQSLVLVSRLPFVRLFQALLSLIAPEYFDKLAPCLEAVCSEIDQWPAPAPGQTLNLPVMGVVVQVRIPSRVDKSESSPPKQFDQENLLPAPVVLASVHELDLFRCFRPVLTHMQTLWELMLLGEPLLVLAPSPDVSSEMVLALTSCLQPLRFCCDFRPYFTIHDSEFKEFTTRTQAPPNVVLGVTNPFFIKTLQHWPHILRVGEPKMSGDLPKQVKLKKPSRLKTLDTKPGLYTAYTAHLHRDKALLKRLLKGVQKKRPSDVQSALLRRHLLELTQSFIIPLEHYMASLMPLQKSITPWKTPPQIQPFSQDDFLRSLEHAGPQLTCILKGDWLGLYRCVDCRRFFKSPHFDGWYRQRHKEMALKLEALHLEAICEANIETWMKDKSEVEVVDLVLKLREKLVRAQGHQLPVKEATLQRAQLYIETVIGSLPKDLQAVLCPP; encoded by the exons CTGGTGTATCCGAACGACTTCCGGCTCACAGACAAGGAG AAAAGCAGCATCTGCTACCTGTCTTTTCCCGACTCGCACTCAG GCTGCCTTGGAGACACTCAGTTCAGCTTCCGCATGCGCCAGTGTGGAGGGCAGAGGAGCCCCTGGCATGCCGACGACAGGCACTACAACAGCAGGGCCCCTGTGGCACTGCAG AGGGAGCCGGCACACTACTTCGGCTACGTGTACTTCAGGCAGGTGAAGGACAGCTCTGTGAAGAGGGGCTACTTCCAGAAG GCCCTAGGGTCCAGCCCCACCGGCCGCCACCCAGGGAGTTCAGTGTTGGGTTTTCTCCTGTCTAATAATTCTGGGGTCCAAGTCAGGCGTTCCTGGGGCAGCTGTCCTGTGAAGTTGGTGGGACGTGCTACCCTGGGCCAGCTCCAG TCTTTGGTGCTGGTGTCCCGCTTGCCCTTTGTCCGGCTGTTCCAAGCGCTGCTAAGCCTCATCGCCCCCGAGTACTTTGACAAGCTGGCGCCCTGCCTGGAAGCAG TGTGCAGTGAGATCGACCAGTGGCCGGCGCCTGCACCTGGGCAGACCCTGAACCTACCTGTCATGGGCGTTGTTGTCCAG gtgcGCATCCCATCCAGGGTGGACAAGTCCGAGTCCAGTCCTCCGAAGCAGTTTGACCAAGAG AACCTGCTGCCAGCCCCAGTGGTTCTTGCTAGCGTCCACGAGCTGGACCTGTTCAG GTGCTTCCGGCCTGTGCTGACTCATATGCAGACACTGTGGGAGCTCATGCTCCTCGGGGAGCCCCTGCTAGTCCTGGCACCCTCGCCCGACGTGTCCTCGGAGATGGTGCTGGCCTTGACCAG CTGCCTGCAGCCCCTCAGGTTCTGCTGCGACTTCCGTCCCTACTTCACCATCCATGACAGCGAGTTCAAGGAGTTCACCACACGCACGCAGGCCCC ACCAAACGTGGTCCTGGGAGTCACAAACCCTTTCTTTATCAAAACACTCCAGCACTGGCCCCACATCCTCCGAGTCGGGGAGCCCAAGATGTCAG GAGACCTGCCTAAGCAAGTCAAGCTGAAAAAGCCTTCAAGGTTGAAGACCCTGGACACCAAGCCAG GCCTCTACACCGCTTACACGGCCCACCTCCACCGCGACAAGGCGCTGCTCAAACGGCTGCTCAAG GGCGTGCAGAAGAAGCGGCCGTCAGATGTGCAGAGCGCCCTGCTGCGGCGGCACCTCCTGGAGCTCACCCAGAGCTTCATCATCCCCCTG gAGCACTACATGGCCAGCCTCATGCCCCTGCAGAAGAGCATCACGCCCTGGAAG ACTCCCCCCCAGATCCAGCCCTTCAGCCAGGATGACTTCCTGCGTAGCCTGGAGCATGCTGGGCCCCAGCTCACCTGCATCCTCAAGGGCGACTGGCTGGGTCTCTACAGGTGCGTGGACTGCAG GCGGTTTTTCAAGTCCCCCCATTTTGATGGCTGGTACCGGCAGCGGCACAAGGAGATGGCCCTGAAGCTGGAGGCCCTGCACCTGGAGGCTATCTGTGAGGCG AACATCGAGACCTGGATGAAAGACAAGTCCGAGGTGGAGGTCGTGGACCTGGTCCTGAAACTTCGTGAGAAGCTG GTGCGGGCTCAGGGCCACCAGCTCCCTGTGAAGGAGGCTACGCTGCAGCGGGCACAGCTGTACATCGAGACGGTCATCGGCTCCCTGCCCAAAGACCTGCAGGCTGTCTTGTGCCCTCCCTAG